TCCAGGGCGCCCGTGTCCCGTCAGCGGCGAAGCCGCTGAGCAGCGACCACCAAAGCAGAACGACCACCCGCGGGTTCTCAGTTGCTTCCTCGCGAGGACGGCTTTTTCCCTCGTGGCGGAGCCACTTGGGAAAAAGATCCCGCAGCGAGGAAGCAATTGAGGTTCCGCCACCCAACCCACCAAGAAGGGCTCCACGGCCCCAAGCACAAGACGACTAGACTCGGCAGGTCAGTTCGTCGAGCCCGACCTGGGAGCCCCGCGTGACCGTCCAGCCCGTCCGACTCTTCGGCGATCCCGTCCTGCGGACGCGCGCCGACGAGGTCGTGGACTTCGACAAGGAACTGCACACCCTGGTCCGCGACCTGTGGGACACGATGCACGAGCAGGGCGGTGCCGGGCTGGCCGCGCCGCAGCTGGGCGTGGGGCTGCGCGTGTTCACCTACCGCTGCGACGGGTTCGAAGGCCACCTGATCAACCCGGGCTGGGAGGTCGTCGGCGAGCAGATGCAGGACGGCCCCGAGGGCTGCCTGTCCATCCCCGGCATGACCTGGGACTGCCTGCGCCACCAGCACGTCGTGGCGCGCGGCTGGAACATGCACGGCGACCCCGTCGAGGTCGAGGGCACCGACCTGCTGGCGCGGTGCATCCAGCACGAGACCGACCACTTGGACGGCGTGCTGTTCGTGGACCGGCTCGACGCCGAGACCCGCAAGTCCGCGCTGCGCGAGATCCGCCACGCCGACTGGTTCGACGGCCAGGTCCCCGTGGTGAAGGAAAGCCCGCA
This window of the Saccharopolyspora gloriosae genome carries:
- the def gene encoding peptide deformylase; its protein translation is MTVQPVRLFGDPVLRTRADEVVDFDKELHTLVRDLWDTMHEQGGAGLAAPQLGVGLRVFTYRCDGFEGHLINPGWEVVGEQMQDGPEGCLSIPGMTWDCLRHQHVVARGWNMHGDPVEVEGTDLLARCIQHETDHLDGVLFVDRLDAETRKSALREIRHADWFDGQVPVVKESPHPLFGKR